One window of the Hoplias malabaricus isolate fHopMal1 chromosome Y, fHopMal1.hap1, whole genome shotgun sequence genome contains the following:
- the LOC136679113 gene encoding ceroid-lipofuscinosis neuronal protein 6 homolog isoform X2, which translates to MIRKRQKAETTAASYLSSIGRERGANSATQSLFHVDLWFYFTVQNWILDFGRPIVMIILPLEWFPLNKPSAGDYFHMAYNVITPFLLLKLMERSPTNLPRSAVYVSIITFVMGASIHLVGDSINHRLILSGYQNHLSVRENPIIKDLKPVSLIDSFELLYYYDEHLGHCMWYMPFFLILFLYFTGCFTQAKEEKMPRSGWLMLFPSAIYYWYLVTEGQIFVLFVFTFFAMAATVMRQKRMGYVLDSNGRFLLYNFIITLG; encoded by the exons ATGATACGGAAACGACAAAAAGCGGAGACGACAGCGGCGTCATATTTAAG CTCaattgggagagagagaggagcaaaTTCTGCCACACAGTCCCTGTTCCATGTTGACCTCTGGTTCTACTTTACTGTGCAAAATTGGATACTGGATTTTGGGAGACCTATTGTAATG atcatacTTCCACTGGAATGGTTCCCATTGAACAAGCCCAGTGCTGGAGATTACTTCCACATGGCCTACAATGTCATCACACCATTTCTGCTGCTCAAG CTGATGGAGCGAAGCCCCACTAATCTGCCAAGGTCTGCGGTTTATGTGAGCATCATCACCTTTGTTATGGGGGCTAGCATCCATCTGGTGGGAGACTCCATCAACCACCGCCTCATTCTCAGTGGTTACCAGAACCACCTGTCTGTCCGAGAGAACCCCATCATAAAAGACTTGAAGCCTGTATCACTG ATTGACTCCTTTGAGCTCCTGTATTATTATGATGAACACTTAGGTCATTGCATGTG GTATATGCCATTCTTCCTCATTCTCTTTCTTTACTTCACTGGCTGTTTCACACAGGCCAAAGAGGAGAAGATGCCACGGTCAGGTTGGCTAATGCTGTTCCCGAGTGCAATTTATTATTG GTACCTAGTGACAGAAGGTCAGATTTTTGTACTATTTGTCTTCACATTTTTTGCTATGGCTGCTACAGTGATGCGACAGAAGCGGATGGGCTACGTGTTGGATAGTAATGGACGCTTTCTCCTTTACAACTTTATCATTACTCTGGG GTAA
- the LOC136679113 gene encoding ceroid-lipofuscinosis neuronal protein 6 homolog isoform X1: MIRKRQKAETTAASYLSSIGRERGANSATQSLFHVDLWFYFTVQNWILDFGRPIVMIILPLEWFPLNKPSAGDYFHMAYNVITPFLLLKLMERSPTNLPRSAVYVSIITFVMGASIHLVGDSINHRLILSGYQNHLSVRENPIIKDLKPVSLIDSFELLYYYDEHLGHCMWYMPFFLILFLYFTGCFTQAKEEKMPRSGWLMLFPSAIYYWYLVTEGQIFVLFVFTFFAMAATVMRQKRMGYVLDSNGRFLLYNFIITLGLVVVWVIYLWNDSVLRKKYPGIIYVPEPWSYYTLYIKGS; encoded by the exons ATGATACGGAAACGACAAAAAGCGGAGACGACAGCGGCGTCATATTTAAG CTCaattgggagagagagaggagcaaaTTCTGCCACACAGTCCCTGTTCCATGTTGACCTCTGGTTCTACTTTACTGTGCAAAATTGGATACTGGATTTTGGGAGACCTATTGTAATG atcatacTTCCACTGGAATGGTTCCCATTGAACAAGCCCAGTGCTGGAGATTACTTCCACATGGCCTACAATGTCATCACACCATTTCTGCTGCTCAAG CTGATGGAGCGAAGCCCCACTAATCTGCCAAGGTCTGCGGTTTATGTGAGCATCATCACCTTTGTTATGGGGGCTAGCATCCATCTGGTGGGAGACTCCATCAACCACCGCCTCATTCTCAGTGGTTACCAGAACCACCTGTCTGTCCGAGAGAACCCCATCATAAAAGACTTGAAGCCTGTATCACTG ATTGACTCCTTTGAGCTCCTGTATTATTATGATGAACACTTAGGTCATTGCATGTG GTATATGCCATTCTTCCTCATTCTCTTTCTTTACTTCACTGGCTGTTTCACACAGGCCAAAGAGGAGAAGATGCCACGGTCAGGTTGGCTAATGCTGTTCCCGAGTGCAATTTATTATTG GTACCTAGTGACAGAAGGTCAGATTTTTGTACTATTTGTCTTCACATTTTTTGCTATGGCTGCTACAGTGATGCGACAGAAGCGGATGGGCTACGTGTTGGATAGTAATGGACGCTTTCTCCTTTACAACTTTATCATTACTCTGGGGTTGGTGGTTGTTTGGGTCATTTATCTATGGAATGACAGTGTCTTGCGCAAAAAATACCCTGGTATTATCTATGTGCCAGAACCTTGGTCTTATTACACGTTATATATAAAAGGCAGTTAA
- the LOC136678803 gene encoding calmodulin-like protein 4 has product MMHRQMQQEDPKTEILEAMRMTDKQKKGYVLASELRAKLTGLGEKLTDKEVDELFKEANVGSDGLIYYEEFAKMVTLPPVDY; this is encoded by the exons ATGATGCACAGGCAGATGCAGCAAGAGGACCCAAAGACTGAGATCCTGGAAGCCATGCGTATGACTGACAAGCAGAAGAAAGGCTACGTCCTGGCATCAGAGCTTCGAGCCAAGCTCACAGGCCTGGGAGAGAAACTCACAGATAAAGAAG TGGATGAGTTGTTTAAGGAGGCCAATGTTGGCTCTGATGGCCTTATTTACTATGAGGAATTCGCAAAAATGGTCACCTTACCTCCTGTAGACTACTGA